One genomic window of Nostoc sp. TCL26-01 includes the following:
- a CDS encoding ParA family protein, whose product MNRIITLFNQSGGVGKSSLAMNLAYHLQELKNQVLLIDMDPQGSLTTFMGVDPTSLKQTVYDAILHSSPLPIHSKIHGVDLVPANINLSAAELELVMADMRDIRLKDALEPVISQYDFILIDCPPSLGLLSYISLVAATHVLVPIQTQYKAFCGTELLLSTVARVRSRPNRKLAIAGFIPTMYDGRNVQDARTLEAIQQQLAKVGVVYPAIPRSTAFADASEDHVPLAVYNRKNPAVPILKQIAKSLEKLS is encoded by the coding sequence TTGAATCGGATAATTACACTATTTAATCAATCTGGCGGTGTAGGTAAATCGAGTCTAGCCATGAACCTCGCCTACCATCTGCAAGAGCTTAAAAACCAAGTGCTTTTGATAGATATGGACCCTCAAGGTTCATTAACTACTTTCATGGGTGTAGACCCTACTTCACTCAAGCAGACTGTTTATGATGCGATTTTGCATTCTTCACCTCTACCTATTCACTCTAAAATTCATGGGGTCGATTTAGTTCCTGCCAATATCAACTTGAGTGCTGCTGAATTAGAACTGGTAATGGCGGATATGCGGGATATCCGGCTCAAGGACGCTTTAGAGCCAGTAATTAGCCAATACGATTTCATCCTCATAGACTGTCCACCTAGTTTGGGGCTTTTAAGTTATATCAGCTTAGTGGCAGCAACTCATGTGCTTGTCCCAATTCAAACTCAATACAAGGCATTTTGTGGTACTGAATTATTGTTGAGTACGGTAGCACGGGTGAGATCGCGTCCTAATCGGAAACTGGCGATCGCTGGGTTTATCCCTACTATGTACGATGGTCGGAACGTTCAAGATGCTCGTACTTTAGAAGCAATACAGCAGCAATTAGCGAAAGTAGGTGTTGTTTATCCAGCAATACCCCGTTCTACCGCCTTTGCCGACGCATCGGAAGACCATGTACCTTTGGCTGTATATAACCGAAAAAATCCTGCTGTGCCTATACTCAAACAAATTGCTAAAAGCTTGGAGAAACTGTCATGA
- a CDS encoding ParB/RepB/Spo0J family partition protein produces the protein MSSRRDRPYQQMKTLDILFGESQPVAEIVSIEAICLPPQQPRRYFDPQAMQELVESVRQHGILQPLLVRLLPDNKYELVAGERRYRAAKEVNLTEVPVVIRELNDEEAMQLSLIENLCREDLNPVEETEGILQLLALRLGGNVDDITPLLYKMKNAADKNDEFRHNVMPNPEAQLVEETFTSLGLMTWESFVKNRLPLLNLPDDVLAELRQGKIAYTKAKVIARLKDETLRQELLKAAISENLSLTQIQSRLKAQLPTSDTNERKERLEGTIRRVKQTRVWEDHHKWNHLEALLAQIEELLAQE, from the coding sequence ATGAGTAGCAGGCGCGATCGCCCTTATCAACAAATGAAGACTTTAGATATTCTGTTTGGAGAATCTCAACCAGTAGCAGAAATAGTTTCTATCGAAGCAATCTGTTTACCACCACAGCAGCCCAGGCGTTACTTTGATCCCCAAGCTATGCAAGAATTAGTAGAATCAGTGCGACAGCACGGAATTCTACAACCGCTTTTGGTTCGTCTGCTCCCAGATAACAAATACGAGCTAGTAGCTGGCGAAAGACGCTATCGAGCAGCGAAAGAGGTTAATTTAACTGAAGTGCCAGTTGTTATCCGAGAACTAAACGATGAGGAAGCTATGCAGCTTTCTCTAATTGAAAACCTCTGCCGTGAAGATTTGAACCCGGTAGAAGAAACAGAAGGAATCTTACAACTTTTAGCACTGCGTTTGGGGGGTAATGTTGACGATATAACTCCTTTGCTTTATAAAATGAAGAACGCAGCAGATAAAAATGATGAATTTAGGCATAACGTTATGCCTAACCCAGAAGCTCAATTAGTTGAAGAAACCTTCACCAGTTTGGGGCTAATGACATGGGAATCCTTTGTGAAAAATCGTTTACCGTTACTCAACCTGCCTGATGATGTGTTGGCAGAGTTGCGTCAAGGAAAGATCGCTTATACAAAAGCCAAAGTAATTGCTCGCCTCAAAGATGAAACTCTACGTCAGGAACTACTGAAAGCTGCCATTAGTGAAAATCTTTCTCTAACTCAAATTCAATCGCGGCTCAAAGCTCAACTTCCAACCTCTGATACTAACGAGCGAAAAGAGCGTTTAGAGGGAACAATCCGCCGAGTTAAGCAAACACGAGTTTGGGAAGACCACCACAAGTGGAATCATCTAGAAGCACTCTTAGCTCAAATTGAAGAGCTTCTTGCTCAGGAGTGA
- a CDS encoding TrbI/VirB10 family protein yields the protein MPEYQNGKTSTNILEWEENGNTTYPKSEQQSDEQIDDAWNEESLARLLGYVYPEMNSTNQSEVHETGNETTSDVENIENKAQISPQNVIAPHDLFDDPQLGKTQQNFASNPFSKFGAVGLGLLVVFGVGATFLNSIISGRPKATPKIVDQNAAQPKVELADNLKPSEAETGKLKAELAIGSQVEKIKSLESSKSPKTSVVKPNHQTRDELNKQATFNQTPPDVPPAAVSRPVQVAYVPRQGIPRESYVPRFATVSRPRPAINTISAPSVNRVVAPPVAPPINRAESLPRTEQIDPIQQWARINQLGSYGSSEIATNTVLATQTPEQPNNSVVNTVTNEQVNSPITIPRATPVLAVANTIVETANSPEPLYAEENAIITNVPVRQLTVGATASGKLITPLIWGQNSTNNTDAKSGTPTQADKFIVQLVEPLTEDDGFVSLPTGTQVVVHVQNIDESGLVQLEATQIVIDGKEYVLPPGTITIRGNSGRPLMASKWNDKSAEIASHDAETFVVGSLAKVGKVLNQPQEEQYSTSTGFGGTTTYSSTRRGSPNILGAVLSGGFEPLTEQILERNKRSLSEIQQRKEVWHVRAGSDIQVFVNQSFQL from the coding sequence ATGCCTGAGTATCAAAATGGGAAAACATCTACAAATATTCTTGAGTGGGAAGAAAACGGTAACACGACTTACCCAAAATCAGAGCAACAATCTGATGAACAAATTGATGATGCTTGGAATGAAGAAAGTCTAGCGCGATTACTGGGTTATGTGTATCCTGAGATGAATTCAACCAATCAATCAGAAGTACATGAAACGGGAAATGAAACAACTTCTGATGTAGAAAATATCGAAAATAAAGCTCAAATATCTCCGCAAAATGTCATAGCACCTCATGATTTATTTGATGATCCTCAACTGGGTAAAACACAACAAAACTTTGCCAGTAATCCATTTTCTAAATTTGGTGCAGTAGGCTTAGGATTGTTGGTGGTTTTTGGTGTGGGAGCTACTTTTTTAAATAGTATTATCTCCGGTAGACCAAAAGCTACACCCAAAATTGTTGATCAAAATGCTGCTCAACCCAAAGTAGAACTTGCAGATAATCTAAAACCCTCAGAAGCAGAAACAGGAAAACTAAAAGCTGAATTGGCGATAGGAAGTCAAGTAGAAAAAATTAAATCTTTAGAAAGTTCTAAAAGTCCCAAAACTTCTGTAGTCAAACCTAATCACCAAACTAGGGATGAGTTGAATAAACAAGCTACTTTCAACCAGACTCCGCCTGATGTACCTCCAGCAGCAGTTTCTCGTCCCGTTCAGGTTGCTTATGTCCCTCGTCAAGGAATACCAAGAGAATCTTATGTACCTCGTTTTGCTACAGTTTCTCGGCCTCGACCAGCTATAAACACTATATCAGCACCTTCTGTTAATAGAGTTGTAGCCCCTCCTGTAGCACCGCCTATAAATAGGGCAGAATCACTTCCTCGCACAGAGCAAATTGACCCGATACAACAATGGGCAAGAATCAACCAATTGGGAAGTTATGGCAGTAGTGAAATTGCGACTAATACCGTATTGGCAACCCAAACTCCTGAACAACCAAATAATAGTGTTGTAAATACTGTAACTAATGAACAAGTAAATTCACCAATCACAATCCCTCGTGCCACTCCAGTTTTAGCTGTTGCTAACACAATTGTTGAAACTGCCAATTCTCCAGAACCACTTTACGCAGAAGAAAATGCAATTATTACAAATGTACCTGTGAGGCAGCTAACAGTAGGTGCAACTGCATCTGGAAAGTTAATTACTCCGTTAATTTGGGGTCAAAATTCAACTAATAATACTGATGCAAAATCAGGAACTCCAACTCAAGCAGACAAGTTTATTGTCCAGCTTGTTGAACCGCTAACTGAAGATGATGGTTTTGTTAGTTTACCAACAGGTACTCAAGTTGTTGTTCATGTACAAAACATTGATGAATCAGGGCTGGTGCAACTGGAAGCAACTCAGATTGTAATTGATGGTAAGGAGTATGTGTTACCGCCGGGGACAATTACTATTCGCGGTAATTCTGGCCGACCATTAATGGCATCAAAGTGGAATGATAAAAGTGCTGAAATTGCTTCACACGATGCAGAAACATTTGTAGTTGGTTCGCTGGCTAAAGTGGGAAAGGTACTCAATCAACCTCAAGAAGAACAATATTCAACTTCCACTGGTTTTGGTGGTACAACAACTTATTCTTCCACTAGACGAGGTAGCCCCAATATCTTGGGTGCAGTTTTGTCAGGAGGATTTGAACCCCTTACCGAACAAATTTTAGAACGCAATAAGCGATCGCTCTCAGAAATCCAACAACGAAAAGAAGTTTGGCACGTCCGAGCAGGCTCAGACATTCAAGTATTTGTCAACCAATCTTTTCAACTTTGA
- a CDS encoding histidine kinase, which translates to MQLRLDKLATLKYFKYKALLASVSVLTLLVIAFLVKANLSNSRRTATWKNAKEVTPPFLLKKALSFNSTSRIDSKSIKVMPVPSQGGGNLYIFDYRSPQLCGISGCLYLVYHESGKLVFSLIAHQHLPLKEEVIRTSDTIANEFPCLVVTQPTADENIVSRTHYCYQGEGFIRFNQVFSVAK; encoded by the coding sequence ATGCAATTGAGATTGGACAAATTGGCGACGCTAAAATATTTCAAATATAAAGCACTATTAGCTAGTGTTTCTGTATTAACCTTATTGGTTATAGCATTCCTAGTAAAAGCAAATCTTTCAAATAGCAGGCGTACAGCAACATGGAAAAATGCCAAAGAAGTTACACCTCCATTTCTACTTAAAAAAGCATTATCTTTTAATTCCACAAGCAGAATTGATAGTAAATCCATCAAAGTCATGCCAGTTCCGTCTCAAGGTGGAGGAAATTTGTATATATTTGATTATCGCTCACCCCAACTTTGTGGTATAAGTGGTTGTCTTTATCTGGTTTATCACGAATCAGGTAAGTTGGTCTTTTCCTTAATTGCTCATCAACATTTACCACTGAAAGAAGAAGTAATTCGTACTTCAGACACCATAGCCAATGAATTTCCTTGTTTGGTTGTTACGCAACCAACAGCCGATGAAAATATAGTATCCCGTACACATTATTGTTACCAGGGTGAAGGATTTATCCGGTTTAATCAAGTTTTCTCGGTTGCTAAATAA
- a CDS encoding type IV secretory system conjugative DNA transfer family protein, whose product MNTHSFNYSLFIQVPPAKVETLQIERLAQLMKSQSGLVLLSCFVALAIFRVLSGGNRKGKLATSYWGGGREKSLAACKAKQQISNPTRNSVALYIGTPQQIRSRIENEWRTAGLLKTKPNLSQKLHQLISPNSTLYVPNVQRGIAVIGAAGSGKTFSVIDPLIRSSFDQGFPMCLYDFKYPAQTKRAIAYAIKRGYTVKVFAPGFPESETCNPLDLLKDEEDAIAAGQITSVISRNFDRGSNNSSDKFFEEAGDSLVEGILLVTKAVKTLTGDDKYCDLMMAQAILSLPNLPVRLETASKDKLKIWTTRPLSQLISVKDSEKTTASIVGAAQRIFQRFLKKDFVGAFCGQTTLPLDLDGKQLIVFGLNRNNRDIISPLLAAILHMIVTRNVSRVLPRKDPLVVALDELPTLYLPALVNWLNESREDGFVGILGYQNIAQLEKVYGRELTRAILGGTATKFIFNPQDPESAKLFSDYLGEMEIKFNSKSRSAGKGGASHSTNEQHQKRHLFEAAQFVKMGTGKAVIINPAYTRGTEAYVPILQAIKVPTADIDEMNWSEGKWDFVRDRLIQNNSVQISDSERSQQFMERRELAEELFPLPEQSNSPPSPEELANVF is encoded by the coding sequence ATGAATACTCACAGTTTTAATTACTCTTTATTTATCCAAGTACCGCCTGCCAAAGTAGAGACACTACAAATTGAAAGATTGGCACAATTGATGAAATCGCAGTCTGGGTTGGTACTTTTAAGCTGTTTTGTTGCACTTGCTATATTTCGAGTGCTTTCAGGAGGGAATCGCAAAGGTAAACTTGCTACCAGTTATTGGGGCGGTGGTCGTGAAAAATCTTTGGCTGCATGTAAGGCTAAACAGCAGATATCGAACCCTACACGCAATTCCGTAGCACTTTACATTGGCACACCTCAGCAAATAAGGTCGCGCATTGAAAACGAGTGGCGAACCGCAGGTTTACTGAAGACCAAACCAAATCTTTCTCAAAAGCTACATCAATTAATTTCACCCAACTCTACCCTGTACGTTCCCAATGTCCAGAGGGGAATAGCCGTTATTGGTGCAGCAGGTTCTGGTAAAACCTTCTCTGTGATAGATCCTCTCATTCGTAGCAGTTTTGACCAAGGCTTCCCGATGTGTCTGTATGATTTCAAATATCCTGCGCAAACTAAACGGGCGATCGCTTATGCTATCAAGCGTGGTTACACTGTCAAAGTATTTGCGCCGGGGTTTCCTGAAAGTGAAACCTGTAATCCTCTCGACCTACTGAAAGACGAAGAAGATGCAATTGCGGCAGGTCAAATCACTAGCGTCATATCACGTAACTTCGACCGTGGGAGCAATAACAGCAGCGATAAATTTTTTGAAGAAGCCGGAGATAGTCTGGTTGAAGGGATATTGCTAGTCACCAAGGCAGTTAAAACCCTAACTGGTGACGATAAATACTGTGATTTGATGATGGCGCAAGCAATTTTATCTTTACCTAATCTACCAGTAAGATTGGAAACTGCCTCCAAGGACAAACTGAAAATTTGGACAACGCGACCATTATCTCAGCTAATCAGCGTCAAGGACTCTGAAAAAACTACTGCCAGCATTGTTGGGGCCGCGCAGCGCATATTTCAGCGATTTCTCAAGAAAGACTTTGTGGGTGCATTCTGTGGTCAGACAACATTACCACTAGACTTGGACGGTAAACAGCTAATTGTATTTGGACTAAACAGGAACAACCGTGACATTATCAGTCCACTGCTGGCGGCTATTCTGCACATGATTGTTACGCGCAATGTGTCCCGTGTCCTACCCAGAAAAGACCCGCTAGTAGTAGCCCTAGACGAACTGCCTACTTTATACTTGCCAGCCCTTGTAAATTGGCTGAACGAAAGCCGTGAAGACGGTTTTGTAGGGATTTTGGGATATCAAAACATCGCCCAGCTAGAAAAAGTCTATGGTAGGGAACTGACACGGGCTATCTTGGGAGGTACAGCCACCAAGTTTATTTTCAATCCCCAAGACCCGGAATCTGCAAAATTGTTCAGCGACTACCTGGGCGAGATGGAAATTAAATTTAATTCCAAATCGCGCAGTGCTGGAAAGGGGGGTGCGTCACACAGCACCAACGAACAACATCAAAAACGCCATTTATTTGAAGCAGCACAGTTTGTCAAGATGGGTACGGGCAAAGCGGTAATTATCAATCCAGCTTACACTCGTGGCACAGAAGCCTATGTTCCGATATTGCAAGCTATCAAAGTTCCGACTGCTGATATTGATGAAATGAATTGGTCAGAGGGAAAGTGGGATTTTGTTAGAGATAGGCTGATTCAAAATAATTCTGTGCAAATTAGTGATTCTGAACGTTCTCAGCAATTTATGGAAAGGCGTGAATTGGCTGAAGAATTATTTCCTCTGCCTGAGCAATCTAATTCTCCGCCTTCTCCAGAAGAACTTGCCAATGTTTTTTAG
- a CDS encoding ISKra4 family transposase (programmed frameshift), with amino-acid sequence MNQDKQERIKACLQELSTLLYEEADKSKLTDLESIEKTVRSQILELVSPEIAPFFIEQKTGTKVGKTRKIKSLVGELTLKAKQLQKLGLKPRTRLSPLLQKCCLRLSANESYQKAEIEVEALTGVKVGHSTQQKLVLSQDFQLPFAKQAVSEVSVDGGKVRLRGKPKAGCYWRDYKTVRLQGIYYGAFFDDNQSLVDYVNSQRLVNPLVCLGDGHDGVWNLVKEFGKTENFERWEILDWYHLKENLYKVGGSLKRLKAAETLLWQGQIEETQALFLHCRGKQAKNFIAYLEKHRSRLVNYAYYQAEQLCSIGSGAVESAIKQIGARIKISGAQWNVDSVNHILSIRCAYLNGLLAI; translated from the exons ATGAACCAGGATAAACAAGAAAGAATCAAAGCCTGTTTACAAGAATTGTCAACACTACTGTATGAAGAAGCAGATAAAAGTAAGCTGACAGACCTCGAAAGTATAGAAAAAACAGTTCGGAGTCAAATATTAGAACTAGTCAGTCCAGAAATAGCCC CTTTTTTTATCGAACAAAAAACTGGAACAAAAGTAGGTAAAACCAGGAAAATTAAAAGCTTAGTGGGGGAACTGACTCTTAAAGCCAAACAGTTACAGAAACTGGGTTTGAAGCCAAGAACCCGGTTAAGTCCATTACTTCAAAAGTGTTGTTTAAGGCTGTCAGCTAACGAATCATACCAAAAAGCAGAAATTGAAGTTGAGGCATTGACAGGAGTCAAAGTGGGTCACTCAACGCAACAAAAATTAGTGCTGTCACAAGATTTTCAACTACCATTTGCAAAACAAGCAGTTTCAGAAGTCAGTGTAGATGGAGGAAAAGTCCGACTCAGAGGTAAACCGAAAGCAGGCTGTTACTGGCGAGACTATAAAACCGTTCGTCTGCAAGGGATTTACTATGGTGCGTTTTTTGATGACAACCAATCATTAGTTGATTATGTCAATAGCCAACGTCTGGTTAACCCGTTAGTGTGCTTGGGGGATGGTCATGATGGCGTGTGGAATCTAGTCAAAGAGTTTGGTAAAACAGAAAATTTTGAGCGTTGGGAAATCTTGGATTGGTATCACCTCAAAGAAAATCTCTATAAAGTTGGTGGTTCTTTAAAACGGCTTAAAGCTGCTGAAACGCTGTTATGGCAAGGTCAGATAGAAGAAACTCAAGCTTTATTTCTTCATTGCCGAGGTAAACAAGCGAAGAACTTCATTGCTTATCTTGAAAAACATCGCTCTCGTCTTGTCAATTATGCCTATTACCAGGCTGAACAACTTTGTTCTATTGGTTCTGGCGCAGTTGAATCTGCTATTAAACAAATTGGTGCGAGGATTAAAATTTCTGGCGCACAGTGGAATGTTGATAGTGTTAATCACATCCTCTCTATTCGTTGTGCTTATCTCAATGGTTTATTAGCTATTTGA
- a CDS encoding ATP-binding protein, whose protein sequence is MVSHPHCFICCYILPEPVYLPKVDAPNLPLYLWNAGWGCFKQVQSDSECCVSFSSVDSSKLQPCDDGVFAAFDELLNSEIDGVFIFENLQSLIKINSTYLENYSNKMISQVINIYYELKTIKNTKYFIILAMDDVELPQSLTQLIPNLSTPLPSHEIITDFIRNFLSKKINNLPKSFDVSVLVNTVSGLTLEEIGSGLAIAINSSQEFHSDIIARRLLDYKINRFRAFNLNFVSNSNLADFGGLDLLKKFIENVKLDFAPEARTANIPLPKGCLLVGPPGTGKTLAAHISAKTLGFPLVSMDTAVVASGSATHLKRLLERIEVCAPVVLYFDELDKLFAASTPSGEDIDSRRILGTLLTWLQEKQSAVFVVASLNRLDALPPELTRVGRFDEIFYVGFPQAIERKEILMMHLARFDERYRNGGDRLTEKEWRIILNKTINCNGAELARMVEKAARALFHQGQEIQIGLSELLEQREMIVPLYVRDTDRILAIENRAKYICQPASTKDTSVFAPAITTYWGEPCVNS, encoded by the coding sequence ATGGTAAGTCATCCACACTGTTTTATCTGTTGTTATATTCTCCCAGAACCTGTATATCTTCCAAAAGTGGATGCTCCCAATCTCCCTCTTTATTTATGGAATGCTGGTTGGGGATGTTTTAAACAAGTCCAATCTGATTCAGAGTGTTGTGTAAGTTTTTCAAGTGTAGACTCTAGTAAATTACAACCTTGTGATGATGGAGTCTTTGCAGCTTTCGATGAGTTATTGAATTCTGAAATTGATGGTGTTTTTATTTTTGAAAATTTGCAGTCTTTAATTAAGATAAATTCAACATATTTGGAAAATTATTCCAATAAAATGATATCACAAGTAATTAATATTTATTATGAATTGAAAACAATCAAAAATACAAAATATTTCATTATTTTAGCAATGGATGATGTGGAACTACCACAATCATTAACTCAGTTAATTCCAAATCTGTCTACACCCTTGCCTTCACATGAGATAATAACTGATTTTATTAGAAATTTTTTATCCAAAAAAATAAATAATTTACCAAAAAGTTTTGATGTATCTGTTTTGGTGAATACTGTTTCTGGGTTAACTCTAGAAGAAATAGGTTCTGGCTTGGCAATAGCAATTAATTCCTCTCAAGAGTTTCATAGTGATATAATAGCCCGACGCTTATTAGATTATAAAATTAATCGCTTTCGTGCCTTCAACCTAAACTTTGTTTCTAATTCAAACTTAGCTGACTTTGGTGGTTTAGATTTACTCAAAAAGTTTATTGAAAATGTCAAGCTAGATTTTGCTCCCGAAGCACGAACTGCCAACATCCCCCTTCCCAAAGGTTGTTTACTGGTAGGGCCACCGGGGACAGGAAAAACTCTGGCGGCGCACATCAGTGCCAAAACTTTAGGATTTCCTCTTGTGTCTATGGACACCGCAGTAGTAGCGAGTGGTAGTGCAACCCATCTCAAACGTTTGTTAGAGCGTATAGAAGTTTGCGCTCCCGTTGTGCTTTACTTTGATGAATTGGACAAACTGTTTGCAGCATCCACTCCTTCAGGTGAGGATATTGATTCACGCCGAATTTTAGGAACTCTGCTCACTTGGTTGCAAGAAAAGCAGAGTGCTGTGTTTGTAGTAGCTAGTCTTAACCGACTCGACGCGCTACCACCAGAATTAACCAGAGTGGGCAGATTTGATGAAATATTCTACGTCGGGTTTCCTCAAGCGATAGAGCGCAAGGAAATTCTGATGATGCACCTAGCGAGATTTGATGAGCGATACCGCAATGGTGGCGATCGCCTGACTGAGAAAGAATGGCGGATTATCCTCAACAAAACCATCAACTGTAATGGTGCTGAACTAGCACGAATGGTAGAAAAAGCAGCGCGTGCATTATTTCATCAGGGGCAGGAAATTCAAATTGGGTTGTCCGAACTGTTGGAACAAAGGGAAATGATAGTACCACTCTACGTTAGGGATACCGATAGAATACTGGCTATAGAAAATCGAGCCAAGTATATTTGTCAACCAGCATCGACAAAAGACACTTCGGTTTTCGCTCCAGCGATTACTACGTATTGGGGAGAACCATGTGTTAACAGTTAA